The sequence AAACTTATGTGAGGACCGAAACCGAACAGGAAAGAAACTTGGGACAACCCGCTGTTGAAGCAAAGAAGCATACCGAGCTGGAAGATGGTCGTGGGGACGATTGAATGGAGTCCAAACTGGGTCACCAACAAAAAGCCGCATTGCCTGCAGAGTGTATTTTTGTAATCATTTTAGTGGACATTAAGATAATTTGGTAACCAAATAACCAATAAAACACATGGCACAAACTTAACAAAGTATAGATAATCCAATCTGAGACTACATTGTGATCAACtttaacaataatttattttctttctatgaTTTCCCAATTCAGAACTTCATGCTCATGTTTAGATAAGTAACAGCATAACCAATGCTTAGTAGTTAACACATGCAAAGATAGGATACAGCACCCAAAAACATCATGCACGCAACAATTGTTTTCTACATGTTCATGTATGGATAAGGAACAGGGTTTGCGCACtaggaagttttattttttGGGCTCTTAGTACAAAGGAAATacagtaattttaaaaaataccaaATGAACATGTATATTTTTTGCAGTTTTTTAAGTCTCTAGGCTAAGTGGGCCTTAGGTGCAGGCCCGGTCTACCTTAGACCAAGATCGGGCCTGATAAGGAAAGAAGTTCAAACTCAGCATGCAACAATACTTATTAATGCAGCGCAAAAGTACAAACTttgaatcttttttttttattttagaaaaatgtACCTTGATATAATTGTTTGTGTCCAAAGTAAAACGGTGATAAATTCCAGCAGGCAAAACAATCATTCCACCTTTCTTCACCCACACACGGATCCAGCGTTCATCACGGTCTCTCACATCAAAATAACcttcaagaaaaatataaagaatCAACAACTAGATCTAACTGGTGAAGTGAGGACAACAAACTGAAGAGTGACCAAACCTACCACTTCCTGCCACACAGTAGCGGATCTCTTCATCAGTGTGAAGATGTTCCTCAAAgaaattttttatcttttcttcgTAATTTGGAAGCTTCTCTGGGCAAACTTCACAGAAATCCTTAACAACCGAACGAAGAAAAAGGGCTCATCAAATCAAAGTTAGGAATCAAATGTCCAAGACACATTTTAATGTTGCATGACACTGACTAAGCTATACTAGATCTCAACAAGCTAAAAAAGAAACGGTGCATCTTTGCTATTTTAAGCATTTACTAAATTCACTTGTAACCAAGAAATTTTCAGGAGATATATtaccaaataataattaaaaaaaaaaggctatAAGCCTATAACAATAAatataacaacaataataacaagATATAACAACAGTAGAAAGACCAATtattacaagaaaaaaaaaacagttaacACTATAATCAATCCTTATAATCATCATCGTCTTGGTACCCTGACATGTAAACGATAACTACCAAGCCAAGGAGTAAGAACCCTTCTTGAATAAATTACTTTTagaaaaaggaaaacaaaattTGATTGGACGAACCGTGTAGGAGTATCCACGTTCTGTACGAATCTTCTTCAGCTCCTCATCTGTTTCATAGTTATCAGCATCAAGTCTCCAGCTGAGCACTCCAAGCTCTACAAGACCAGCAAAATTGCTCCAAATGTTCAAATGTTGGACACATTAATAACCCCATTATAAAACATAGTGTGTGAAGGGGTGCTCACCAGCAAGTTGGTCCAAAGATACAAATTCCTTTGGTTCCCGATGATGAGGAAGTCTCTGGTCTTCATCACTGTCATCCATGAACCATGCTTGAAGAACTTCCTCTCTAGGATCCTGGACCTGTAGTTTAGAACTTTAGATCAATATCAAAACATAATGCTATCACACTTTCccactaaaaagaaaaattcgTTCTACCATTATTTCCTGGGAAAATTTGACCTAAACAATAGATTATATTATTCAAATATGCGCTATCTAAACCGGCTCATGCAGACATGGAGTGATAAAAAGGTAAAAATATAGAAAGAAAAACAGATTATTTCTTAAAAGTCACCTTATGCAATGTGTTTATGTTCAATTTTAACTCATTCTCTCAGAAAAGCCTGGGAAAATCAATTACATCctcatttaaaaatttgtagaACATTTGCAATAACAATTAAAGTTGCAACTCACAAAATACCTCGggtatgataaaaaaaaaacaaaatatattctgaaaaacTACACCTAAACAACATTACTGAAGGATCAACTATGAAACCAGATATTATAGTGACAAAAGCATTCATATGCAGCAGTGCACGATGTTTGACTCCAAAATCAAAATAAAGCAACTATGATCTTTGCTACTACATCAACAAATCAATTCTCCAGTTCTGATTCTAACAAACGATGCCCCATGTCCCCATTTGGATTTTGACAGAAAAAATGGTTTTAGCTATAATGACTTTCAAACTATACTACTGAACAATTGCCAACAAAGAAGACAAACTATTTGAAATCCAAAAATGTAAATTGGACAATTCTATAACTggaggtgtaacggtaaatttaatCCTTGTTAAAACCACCATTCCAAAATTGTGCGACGACTTTTCTTATTGGAAACATATCTGAAAAATTGACCAACTTAGTAGGTGCAAAGGAACATCTTCCTTAACTTGAATGCTTCTACGGCTCTACCTTATCATTCATATTTGCAACAAATTTCATTAAAAATGAAACCATCATGATCAACACATTCATAGATTCCCCTAGCAAATAGAAGAACCAAACTAGTACCACCATACTATTCCCTCAGTTGTATCTCAACCACACAAGTCCCTTTTCCAGCAAAATTTCAAGAATTACTGTGAAAACTTATCATCCATGAGCTATATGTAATGAATTCATGCTTAATTGTTGAAAAACATAAAACCTATCGAAAACAAATCCAATTCATCAAAAAGACattgaaaagagagaaaaaaaattgaagaaaagaaattcCATTTAAACTCAGGGGCATCAAAAAGCTGTCGAAATACATcaaatttactaaaaatttcaaaataatcccCTCATTCACAGATTCAAATCCACAACAATTTCAAACCTAAAAACTACAAAATCAAGAATGCAAAACAAAATCGAACAAGATCCATATCAAAAACAATaaccaataaaaaataataaaatcagataaacggattaaaaaaaaaaaaaaaacctaacctTTGGAATCATATTTATGTTTGGGACAATCACAGATCCCCACGGGTCTTAACGACAGCGAATCAGGCAGAGGAGAAGGCTAGAGTTCCAGGAGGCGGTCAGAGGAGGTATAGAGATGCAGGTGCAACGGTGGCTGGTGTTCAGCGAGGCTGGGTCTGGACGGGGCGGAGGAGGGTAGGCTATGGGGTTGGGTGTCAACGTGGTGGAGGACTAGGCTGGGCTATCGGGCGACAATGATTCTCGAATGGATTCGGGGGTAGTTGCGTGAGAAAACGAGAGAGAAACAGAGATAAGAGGatggttttttttatataatttcccTTAAAATTTTAAtcgtgttatttttataaataaaatactaaaacccAACCTGAACGCTTTTAGCATTGTATTGATAAGAATATGTAAAAGTcaattcaaaaaaaaagaatatgtaAAAGGTGGACAATTTGGTTGAttgcaaattttttaaaatttaatgttttcattaaaagtataaaaaaagaataacattattattaattttatcataaaaacaataaaaaaaaatgtgttgaCCTTAAATTTGGTCAACCGACAGTGAAGTcgtatttataattgaaatcaCTATGTGTACACAAATAGAACAAGCAAACAAAAAGGACACCGtattttatagaggtttggcCTCTTTagttagcgggtaatgacctactttCCTTTTGATTATAATGATATGAGAGATAATACCACTTAGATTGATCACAAGTATTGTGAGTTCTAGAGTGGCTCTCTTCGTATTACAATTGTGAGAATCAGTGGCAAATCTCAAGCAAGAGAGATGAGGGAGACTTAGTCTCTTCTACACTGCTAATGGTGTGTAGAAGATAGAGTGAGCTAGGATTTTGAGTGCTTGAACTCTATGACTTAAGAGTGAGAGCTTAAGACTTAGAACTTAGAGTGTAGAGACTTTAGGTTTAGTTTAGTGCGCTTTATATAGGAGAGAGCATACAAGAGATAGTAGGTTGATATCCCTCAAAATGAGGAGATATCACCTATTTGttacatattaaattaataagaaaataacttgTTAATTAGTCCTAAAGAATAGGTAAATGACTGAAGTTAATCTCCTATTTTTCGTGGGTTGTTGAAGCCCAATTCGTAACTGAAAGTGTTGTCTAGGCTAAAAGTTGTAGAGGCACCAAAAGTGCCTGGTAGAAGAGAGGCTGGTCAACCTAACCATTGTTGGAGGCTGGCTAGCCCTTATTGGCACTAGGCTCAACCTGGAGTGGTCCGGCCAGACCCCCTGGTTAGCTAGTTTGTTGTATCTTTGTCTTGCTTAAGTATTTGGACTTCTCGTCATCTGGTACGTTGTGCATGGTGACTTGGTCTTCTTACTGACAAGTTGTACTCCACGTGACATCAATCTTGCCTATATGGACATGCCACGTCATGTGggtaaaaattgggataacatttgcccccaatTCCCTGTGCAGACGTCTGACAGATAGGGACTTTCTAGCTTCAATTTTGACTGTTGAAGTCTTAACTGGGCAAGTTTCTTGTACCAACTTCA is a genomic window of Cannabis sativa cultivar Pink pepper isolate KNU-18-1 chromosome 9, ASM2916894v1, whole genome shotgun sequence containing:
- the LOC115722194 gene encoding acireductone dioxygenase 2 isoform X2 — encoded protein: MIPKVQDPREEVLQAWFMDDSDEDQRLPHHREPKEFVSLDQLAELGVLSWRLDADNYETDEELKKIRTERGYSYTDFCEVCPEKLPNYEEKIKNFFEEHLHTDEEIRYCVAGSGYFDVRDRDERWIRVWVKKGGMIVLPAGIYHRFTLDTNNYIKAMRLFVGDPVWTPFNRPHDHLPARKEYVKSFVEKDGGNAINAAA
- the LOC115722194 gene encoding acireductone dioxygenase 2 isoform X1 translates to MIPKVQDPREEVLQAWFMDDSDEDQRLPHHREPKEFVSLDQLAELGVLSWRLDADNYETDEELKKIRTERGYSYTDFCEVCPEKLPNYEEKIKNFFEEHLHTDEEIRYCVAGSGYFDVRDRDERWIRVWVKKGGMIVLPAGIYHRFTLDTNNYIKAMRLFVGDPVWTPFNRPHDHLPARYASLLQQRVVPSFFPVRFRSSHKFLLCRKEYVKSFVEKDGGNAINAAA